Part of the Gammaproteobacteria bacterium genome is shown below.
TTCAAACAGTGTTATCCGATTTTGTTGAGACTGCGCAGGGTCAAACTGCTCTTGGGGTGAATTCTGATAGTTATATCCGAAACGTTATTGTCAAGGCGGTGGGAGAGGAAAAGGCAAAAGGTATCCTCGACCTCATTCTGCTCGGCGCCAGCACCAAGGGGCTTGATACTCTGAAGTGGATGGATCCCCGTGCCGTGGCTGATGTTATCCGTCTCGAGCATCCTCAGATTATTGCTATCGTATTGGCCTATCTGGAAGCCGATCAGGCCGCTGAGGTACTTTCCATCCTCCCGGAACGGGTCCGGCCTGATATTCTATTGCGCATCGCCACTCTTGAAGGTATCAATCCTGTTGCCCTTCAGGAACTCAACGATATTATGGAGAAACAGTTCAGTGGTAAGACTGCGGTCAAATCTTCTGGTATTGGGGGAATCAAGACCACAGCTAGCATCCTGAACTTTCTGGACTCTGCCATGGAATCACAGATTATGGAAAATATCCACGAGGTGGACTCGGAAATGGCGTCACGCATTCAGGATCTCATGTTCGTCTTTGAGAATTTGCTGGAAGTGGACGATCGTGGTATCCAAGCTCTGTTGCGTGAAGTTGCATCAGATACCCTATTGGTCGCCCTCAAGGGTTCCGATGACGCTATGAAGGAAAAGTTCTTTAAGAATATGTCGCGACGTGCCGCCGAAATGATGAAGGACGATCTAGAAAACAAGGGGCCGGTACGTCTTTCTGATGTGGAAACTGCCCAGAAAGAGGTTTTGTCGATAGCCAGACGTATGGCGGATGCCGGTGAGATCAGCTTGGGCGCTGGCGGCGAACAATATGTCTAGAGGCTTTATCAGCAAGGAAGAATTGTCTCCAGACTTCCGGCGTTGGGAGCTACCGGGGATTGATGGTGACCTATTTGTCCCACCACCTCCCGCGTCGCCATCGACCTTCTCTTTAATATCCCCGTTGTCATTATCCTCACCAGATTCGACCTCTGAATCCTCCACTTCAGAGGTCGAATCTGAGGATTCACCTGCGGAAGAATCTGTCCATCGACTACCTACCGTAGAAGAGATTGAATCCATCTCCCGTGCTGCCTACGAAGAGGCCTTTGAACGGGGTCAGCAAGAGGGGATGACCCAAGGTTTTGAGCAGGGTCATCGTGATGGGCTAGCCCAAGGTATCGAAGAAGGTACGAAACAAGGTATTGAAGAAGGCACTAAACAAGGATTCGAGCAAGGTCTGAAACAGGGGCTCGAACAGGGACTTGAACAAGGGCTCCAGCAGGGGACCGAGCGAGGACTAGAGCAGGGGCTCCAGCAAGGGATTGATCAGGGGCACAAACAGGGATTTGAACAGGGCCAGCGCGAAGGTTTGGCGCAAGGTCTCGAAGAAGGTCGACGTGATGGTTTGGCTCAGGGGTTTGAGAAAGGCCATCGCGATGGCTTGGAACAGGGAGATGCCGAGGTCCAAGACAAACTCGAACGTTTGGGACAGTTCCTGACCCTGCTGGATCAGCCTCTGGCAGACCTAGACCATGAAGTGGAAGAGCAACTCTTGGCACTGGTTGTGGCGGTCGCACGCCAGGTCGTACGTCGCGAGCTACACCTCAGCCCTGGTGAGATCATTCACGTGGTGCGTGAGGCCCTGACCAGTCTTCCTACCGCCCGCCGTAACCTCCGTGTCTTTCTCCATCCCGATGATATCTCTCTGGTGCGATCTGCCTTGGGGGCTGCCCTAGGGGCAGGAGAGGGGGAGCGTGAGGTGCGCATCGTCGAGGATGCCGCGCTCACCCGTGGGGGGGGGGCGGATTGAGACCGATGCCTCGCGCATTGACGCTACCGTTGAACAGCGTATCCACCGAGTCATCTCCCGTCTGCTGGGAGGCGAACGCGAATCCGATTGGAACTAACCGTATATCTGTCGCGCCAGGTTATAGCGCTACTTTAAAAACGAGGGCGCCATCATCGGTAAGCAGTACCTGTCAAAACGAGCGTTGTAGCTTGACAGCCCCCTCCATAGAGATGGTACCTTCAAAGGGGTATTACGCCTACTCGGTGTGACTTGTGACACTCCGTATTGCAGGCGGAAAGAGAAACCGACAATCTCCCGTTTCGTCCTGTCGCTGAAATCATAAGAGACTTGAAAGCTATGACCAATGCATTTTAGATATTCAAAGAATATTTGCATCTAATCTTTGTGGATTATTAACGACTGACAAAAATATCATGAGCGCTATTCCCAGCCTCCTTCCTTTATTTATTGCCCGCGACCGTCGCCTAGCCTGGATTACTTACATTGCGCTGGGGGTGTTGTTGGCGGTATTGCCTTTTTTGGTAGATGCTGTAGCCGGGCGTACTTGGGTACGTATCCTGGATTTTACCCTGCTCTACGTCATGCTTGCCTTGGGGCTGAATATCGTGGTGGGTTTTGCCGGGCTGCTTGATCTAGGTTACATCGCCTTCTACGCGGTGGGGGCCTATATCTATGGCATTCTCGCTTCGCCTCAATTTGGTCTACATCTCCCTTTTTGGATGCTACTTCCTCTCGGAGCGGGGATTGCGTGTATTTTCGGTGTCTTGCTGGGGGCACCTACATTACGCCTGCGGGGCGACTATTTAGCTATTGTTACCCTCGGTTTCGGCGAGATCATCCGTATCTTTCTTAATAATCTGAATGCTCCCTTTAATCTCACCAATGGTCCACAGGGCATCAATAAAATAGATCCCATTCAGATCGGCGGATCGGTCCTCACGCAGCCTTTGGAGCTACCTGGTCTAACTCTTTCCGGGGTTCATACTCACTATTACCTCTTTCTCGTTCTTACCTTGCTCACCATTTTCATTGCGCTACGCTTGCAAGACTCCCGTATTGGTCGAGCGTGGGTGGCCATTCGTGAGGATGAGGTAGCGGCGGTAGCGATGGGAATTAACACCCGCAATATCAAACTACTCGCCTTTGCTATGGGCGCTACTTTTGGCGGTCTGGGTGGTGGATTGTTTGCCGCGTTTCAGGGATTTATCAGTCCTGAATCCTTTACTCTCATGGAGTCCATCATGATCCTTTGCATGGTGGTTCTCGGGGGGATGGGGCATCTTCCTGGCGTAATCTTGGGCGCGGTACTTCTTACGGTATTTCCAGAGTTGTTGCGCTATGTGGGTCCGCTTCAGAATTGGCTCTTTGCTCGAATTTGGGTAGATCCCGCCGATTTGCGCCTGCTGCTCTTTGGTGTGGGGCTGATCGTGGTCATGTTATTTCGCCCCGAGGGGCTGTGGCCGTCTCCGCAACGTGCCCGCGAGCTTGACCCCGACCAACCGGATATTACCTATCAGGAGCAG
Proteins encoded:
- a CDS encoding flagellar assembly protein FliH, with product MPVRSAWALAANNMSRGFISKEELSPDFRRWELPGIDGDLFVPPPPASPSTFSLISPLSLSSPDSTSESSTSEVESEDSPAEESVHRLPTVEEIESISRAAYEEAFERGQQEGMTQGFEQGHRDGLAQGIEEGTKQGIEEGTKQGFEQGLKQGLEQGLEQGLQQGTERGLEQGLQQGIDQGHKQGFEQGQREGLAQGLEEGRRDGLAQGFEKGHRDGLEQGDAEVQDKLERLGQFLTLLDQPLADLDHEVEEQLLALVVAVARQVVRRELHLSPGEIIHVVREALTSLPTARRNLRVFLHPDDISLVRSALGAALGAGEGEREVRIVEDAALTRGGGAD
- the braE gene encoding High-affinity branched-chain amino acid transport system permease protein BraE, which codes for MSAIPSLLPLFIARDRRLAWITYIALGVLLAVLPFLVDAVAGRTWVRILDFTLLYVMLALGLNIVVGFAGLLDLGYIAFYAVGAYIYGILASPQFGLHLPFWMLLPLGAGIACIFGVLLGAPTLRLRGDYLAIVTLGFGEIIRIFLNNLNAPFNLTNGPQGINKIDPIQIGGSVLTQPLELPGLTLSGVHTHYYLFLVLTLLTIFIALRLQDSRIGRAWVAIREDEVAAVAMGINTRNIKLLAFAMGATFGGLGGGLFAAFQGFISPESFTLMESIMILCMVVLGGMGHLPGVILGAVLLTVFPELLRYVGPLQNWLFARIWVDPADLRLLLFGVGLIVVMLFRPEGLWPSPQRARELDPDQPDITYQEQESLYDASH
- the fliG gene encoding flagellar motor switch protein FliG yields the protein MTESSENTQPVQHVSGVERAAILLLSLGEDDAALVMRGLGPKEVQKVGIAMAAMPHVSRETVQTVLSDFVETAQGQTALGVNSDSYIRNVIVKAVGEEKAKGILDLILLGASTKGLDTLKWMDPRAVADVIRLEHPQIIAIVLAYLEADQAAEVLSILPERVRPDILLRIATLEGINPVALQELNDIMEKQFSGKTAVKSSGIGGIKTTASILNFLDSAMESQIMENIHEVDSEMASRIQDLMFVFENLLEVDDRGIQALLREVASDTLLVALKGSDDAMKEKFFKNMSRRAAEMMKDDLENKGPVRLSDVETAQKEVLSIARRMADAGEISLGAGGEQYV
- a CDS encoding hypothetical protein (Evidence 5 : Unknown function), which codes for MGGGRIETDASRIDATVEQRIHRVISRLLGGERESDWN